Genomic window (Jeotgalibaca ciconiae):
GTTTCTCAAGTGAATGAGAACACCTTTGAGGTACTGTTTTCTGTTGAACAAGTTATTACCGAAGACAAAGACAAGGAAACTATATCGTCTAGCTTTCATGTGGTTGTCCATATAGATGAATCAGATAATATGGTTATTATCAAAAATCCGACAATGAGTAAGAAACCTCAAAAATCGGACTACCAACCCAAACAGCTAGAAAGTGACCATACAGTAGATACAGAAACGATGGACGAAATCACTAGCTTTTTAGAAACGTTCTTCCAGCTCTATCCTACCGCCACAGAAAAAGAATTGACTTACTATGTAAGTAATCATGTGTTACCTATGATTAACAAGGAATATGTTTTCGAGGAATTGGTGAATCCTATCTTTACCAGAAAAGATAACCAAGTAATCGTGAATGTCGCTGTGAAATATTTAGATCAAGAAACAAAGGCAACCCAAATCTCGCAATTTGAGTTGATATTAGAAAAACAAGATAATTGGAAGATTGTAAAATAACAAATATTGGTACATGATTACAGATACTTTGTAATCATGTACTCTTTTTGATAAAAAATTGGAGATTCCTTTACAAATATGCTCTTACGTGCTATTATTTAAGTGACTATTTAAAAGGAGTTAATAAATATGCGGCAAGGTATTCTTAAATAAACTGTCAATTTGATAGCGGGAACAAATAATTAGATGTCCTTTTTTAGGAGGGCTTAGTTTTTTGTACCCAGTTTAAGAATACCTTTATCATGTGATTCTAAAGTATCCAGAGAATATCTGTATGCTTTGTATACCTATGGTTATGCATAAAAATCCCAGTGATAAAAGTATTTATCACTGGGATTTTTATGCCCTTTTGGGTTTTTGAATGGAGGAAAATCACATGAAAATTATTAATATTGGAGTTTTAGCTCATGTTGATGCAGGAAAAACTACCTTAACAGAAAGCTTATTATATAACAGTGGAGCGATTACAGAATTAGGAAGCGTGGACAAAGGTACAACGAGGACAGATAATACGCTTTTAGAACGTCAGAGAGGAATTACAATTCAGACAGGAATAACCTCTTTTCAGTGGGAAAATACGAAGGTGAACATCATAGACACGCCAGGACATATGGATTTCTTAGCAGAAGTATATCGTTCATTATCAGTTTTAGATGGGGCAATTCTACTGA
Coding sequences:
- a CDS encoding conjugal transfer protein, with the protein product MIIKIERKEKKEKPKKSKKPSKQRKVPMIKVGTHKKLTFVLWVLLIGSVGFGIYKNFTAIDTHTVRETEIIKQQIVDTNQVESFVKSFAKDYFSWQQSQEAIDKRNEKLTHYLTEELQVLNEEMIRKDIPTSSSVNDIQVWQVSQVNENTFEVLFSVEQVITEDKDKETISSSFHVVVHIDESDNMVIIKNPTMSKKPQKSDYQPKQLESDHTVDTETMDEITSFLETFFQLYPTATEKELTYYVSNHVLPMINKEYVFEELVNPIFTRKDNQVIVNVAVKYLDQETKATQISQFELILEKQDNWKIVK